From Gimesia panareensis, the proteins below share one genomic window:
- a CDS encoding DUF1501 domain-containing protein has protein sequence MPAHNSPRHPLMTRRTAIEVGSVSLLGMGINHLDALRAQAAGPTKHRTAKSCIFIFLSGGLSQHESFDMKPNASAEIRGEFEPIATRTPGVQISEHLPMLAQRSHLWSVCRTLSHGTNEHSMGHHIMLTGRSDIPTGFNPGRPMTTDHPSIAAIAGDVLRSRTNLPPAIVLPDKIVHRTGRVIPGQFAGRMGSNRDPWIIEASPFNAQSYGAFPDYAFDHQERGGKDQRIFKTPHLKLSQGMTHSRMHNRIQLLKELGQQRQMLDNAGQVESFDRYRSAAISLLNDDKVHYAMDVTSADDKIQERYGKNSFGWSMLMARRLVETGVNLVQVNLGNNESWDTHGNMFPHLKDNLLPPTDRAVSALLDDLHESGQLKNTLVVMCSEFGRTPKISQLAKVYALPGRDHWGATQSILLAGGGVKGGRVIGKTDKIGGFPIDQPQKPENFAATIYRALGLPQTAYWQDDVDRPHYIYEGEPIPGLT, from the coding sequence ATGCCTGCCCACAATTCCCCCCGCCATCCTCTGATGACTCGCCGGACCGCCATTGAAGTCGGCTCAGTCAGTCTGCTGGGAATGGGGATCAACCATCTGGATGCCCTGCGGGCGCAGGCTGCCGGTCCGACAAAGCATCGCACCGCGAAGTCCTGTATCTTCATCTTCCTTTCCGGCGGACTCTCGCAGCATGAGAGCTTCGACATGAAGCCGAATGCCAGCGCGGAAATTCGCGGCGAGTTTGAACCGATCGCCACACGTACTCCGGGTGTGCAGATCTCAGAACACTTGCCCATGCTCGCGCAGCGCAGCCATCTCTGGTCCGTCTGCCGTACGTTGTCGCATGGCACGAACGAGCATTCGATGGGACACCATATCATGCTGACCGGGCGTTCGGATATTCCCACCGGATTCAATCCGGGACGTCCGATGACCACCGATCATCCCTCCATCGCAGCGATTGCCGGTGACGTACTCCGCTCGCGGACCAACCTGCCTCCCGCGATCGTGCTGCCCGACAAGATTGTGCATCGTACCGGTCGGGTCATCCCGGGGCAGTTCGCCGGACGCATGGGCTCGAATCGTGATCCCTGGATTATCGAAGCTTCACCGTTCAACGCGCAGTCTTACGGCGCTTTTCCCGATTACGCCTTTGATCACCAGGAACGGGGCGGGAAAGATCAGCGGATCTTCAAGACGCCGCACCTCAAGCTTTCACAGGGCATGACACACAGCCGCATGCACAATCGCATCCAGCTGCTCAAAGAACTCGGACAGCAGCGGCAGATGCTCGATAACGCCGGTCAGGTCGAAAGCTTTGATCGCTATCGCAGCGCCGCCATTTCCCTGTTGAACGATGACAAAGTGCATTACGCGATGGACGTCACCAGTGCGGATGACAAAATCCAGGAACGTTACGGCAAAAACTCCTTTGGCTGGTCGATGCTCATGGCGCGACGATTGGTAGAGACGGGTGTTAATCTGGTACAGGTCAATCTGGGAAATAACGAATCCTGGGACACGCACGGCAATATGTTCCCGCACCTCAAAGATAATCTGCTGCCTCCGACAGACCGGGCCGTCTCTGCACTGCTGGATGACCTGCACGAGAGCGGTCAACTCAAAAATACCCTGGTGGTGATGTGCAGCGAATTCGGACGCACCCCTAAAATTTCTCAGCTGGCCAAAGTCTACGCCCTGCCGGGGCGGGATCACTGGGGGGCCACGCAGTCCATCCTGCTGGCCGGCGGGGGAGTCAAAGGGGGACGCGTCATCGGTAAGACCGACAAGATTGGCGGCTTCCCCATCGATCAGCCTCAGAAACCAGAAAATTTTGCCGCTACTATCTATCGTGCATTAGGCCTCCCTCAGACCGCCTACTGGCAGGATGATGTGGACCGGCCGCACTACATCTACGAAGGGGAACCCATTCCGGGGCTCACCTGA
- a CDS encoding LexA family protein, translating to MNQYLTDREQNILDYITREIDRTGISPSVQQIASEFAIPSPNRVTRYLNALEGKGWITSHTSASGGIALIENDRNYRLSICGDVEEGRIAFKKRL from the coding sequence ATGAACCAGTATCTGACCGATCGTGAGCAGAACATTCTGGATTATATCACTCGCGAAATAGATCGGACGGGAATCTCCCCGTCGGTACAGCAAATCGCCTCTGAATTTGCCATCCCTTCCCCGAATCGCGTGACCCGTTATCTGAATGCGCTGGAAGGCAAAGGCTGGATCACCAGTCATACCAGTGCCTCAGGCGGCATTGCGCTGATTGAGAATGATCGGAATTACCGTCTTTCCATCTGTGGTGATGTGGAAGAGGGACGGATTGCCTTCAAAAAACGCCTGTAG
- a CDS encoding DUF1501 domain-containing protein — MLRLEDQSIQLCDRMPRRSFMQIGGLAMGGLSLPQILKAQEQSGQRSSHKAVIMIFLAGGPPHQDMFDLKPDAPDEIRGEFKPIDTSVPGIQISELMPRVASMMDKFSIIRSLTGAEGRHDSFECCTGHHFRSAQPQGGWPSLGSALSRVAGPVNPTVPPYIDLSHTMAHDPWNIKGSGFLGLEHAPFRPDGRVMENMTLNSINKGRLSERSRLLEDLDRFRRTSETGLTDGTYDGYTKQALEVLSSSRLVEALDLEKEDPKVRARYGKDDPKVLSYKLEMGYQAIMSRFLLARRAVEAGARCVTCSFAHFDWHGNNFGFARKVVPLLDQGVAALVQDLHDRGMDKDVTVLVWGEFGRTPKINKNAGRDHWPRVHAALMAGGGMKTGQVIGSTNRLGEEAVDRPVHMQEVFATLYHNLGIDVASTTIEDNNGRPQYLIDQQAPIRELV; from the coding sequence ATGCTCAGGCTTGAAGATCAGTCAATTCAATTATGCGATCGCATGCCCCGCCGCTCTTTCATGCAGATTGGCGGCCTGGCGATGGGCGGGCTTTCCCTGCCCCAGATTCTCAAAGCGCAGGAGCAGAGTGGTCAGCGATCTTCCCATAAAGCCGTGATCATGATCTTCCTGGCCGGTGGTCCGCCACACCAGGATATGTTCGACCTGAAACCAGATGCGCCTGATGAAATCCGTGGTGAATTCAAACCGATCGACACCAGCGTGCCGGGTATTCAGATCAGCGAACTGATGCCCCGCGTAGCGAGTATGATGGACAAGTTTTCGATCATCCGTTCGCTGACAGGCGCCGAAGGGCGTCATGATTCGTTTGAATGTTGTACCGGTCATCATTTCCGCAGCGCACAGCCTCAGGGGGGCTGGCCTTCCCTGGGATCGGCGCTCTCCCGAGTTGCGGGTCCCGTGAACCCGACGGTGCCTCCTTACATCGATCTGTCACATACGATGGCCCACGATCCCTGGAACATCAAAGGCTCCGGATTTCTGGGGCTGGAACATGCGCCGTTCCGTCCGGATGGTCGCGTGATGGAAAACATGACCCTGAATTCGATCAATAAAGGACGTCTCTCCGAGCGGTCGCGACTGCTGGAGGATCTCGACCGTTTCCGCAGAACTTCGGAAACCGGCCTGACGGACGGCACCTACGATGGCTATACGAAGCAGGCACTGGAAGTCCTCTCTTCCTCACGACTGGTGGAAGCGCTGGATCTGGAAAAAGAAGATCCCAAAGTGCGGGCCCGCTACGGGAAAGATGACCCGAAAGTCCTCAGCTACAAACTGGAGATGGGCTACCAGGCGATCATGTCCCGTTTTCTGCTGGCCCGGCGGGCTGTGGAAGCAGGTGCACGCTGTGTAACCTGCAGCTTCGCTCACTTTGACTGGCACGGCAATAACTTTGGCTTTGCCCGCAAGGTCGTTCCCCTGCTCGACCAGGGAGTCGCGGCCCTGGTACAGGACCTGCATGACCGGGGAATGGACAAGGACGTGACGGTGCTGGTCTGGGGTGAATTCGGACGCACGCCGAAGATCAACAAAAACGCCGGCCGCGATCACTGGCCCCGCGTGCATGCCGCCCTGATGGCCGGTGGTGGGATGAAAACCGGACAGGTGATCGGCTCCACCAACCGACTGGGTGAAGAGGCGGTCGATCGGCCTGTGCACATGCAGGAAGTCTTTGCTACGCTGTACCACAACCTGGGTATCGATGTGGCGTCAACGACCATTGAAGACAACAACGGGCGTCCCCAGTATCTGATCGATCAGCAGGCCCCGATCCGGGAACTGGTCTGA
- a CDS encoding DUF1559 domain-containing protein, with product MRYQKRGFTLIELLVVIAIIAILISLLLPAVQQAREAARRSTCKNNMKQLALALHNYHETHGLFPPGAIATTTTSSAYNVWGDAGKTPGTGYHGTSWMLQILPYVDQAAIYNKWNFNTNVMGNRSLAETDIHLFYCPTRRSKVRKIDDRIMLGENPVAGSALPANRLVKGGSDYGTCIGGGNGWADGDFFHLTHRTDSLIGTFGGGSGAFLGMFSVNSDTAIRDVDDGTSNTIMAGELQKLHGTSAPKASQDCWAAGGVATMFDTGISGGTAGGLNNGFYQSAGSDHEGGAHFGFGDGAVRFLSENMSSRVYLQLGTADGRETTNFVP from the coding sequence ATGCGCTATCAAAAACGGGGTTTTACCCTCATCGAACTGCTGGTGGTGATTGCCATTATCGCCATCCTGATCTCGCTGCTACTTCCAGCCGTGCAGCAGGCGCGGGAGGCGGCCCGCCGCAGCACCTGTAAAAACAACATGAAACAGCTGGCTCTTGCCCTGCATAACTACCATGAAACCCATGGCCTGTTTCCGCCGGGGGCAATTGCAACCACCACGACGTCTTCCGCCTATAACGTCTGGGGAGATGCAGGCAAGACACCCGGGACCGGCTACCACGGTACCAGTTGGATGTTACAGATTCTCCCCTATGTGGATCAGGCAGCGATCTATAACAAATGGAATTTCAATACCAACGTCATGGGGAACCGCAGTCTGGCTGAAACTGATATTCATCTCTTCTACTGTCCGACCCGCCGCAGCAAGGTACGAAAAATCGATGACAGGATCATGCTGGGAGAAAATCCGGTGGCGGGCTCTGCTTTACCGGCCAACCGTCTGGTCAAAGGGGGCTCCGATTATGGAACCTGTATCGGCGGGGGGAATGGCTGGGCCGATGGAGACTTCTTTCACCTGACACATCGTACCGATTCCCTGATCGGAACGTTCGGAGGCGGCAGTGGTGCCTTTCTGGGAATGTTCTCCGTCAACAGTGATACCGCGATACGCGATGTTGACGATGGCACATCGAATACCATCATGGCCGGTGAACTGCAGAAACTGCACGGCACCAGTGCTCCCAAAGCCAGCCAGGACTGCTGGGCTGCCGGGGGAGTCGCCACGATGTTTGATACTGGGATTTCAGGCGGTACCGCCGGCGGTTTAAACAATGGTTTCTATCAGTCAGCAGGTTCGGACCACGAAGGGGGCGCCCACTTCGGCTTTGGAGATGGTGCCGTCCGGTTCCTCAGCGAAAATATGAGTTCCCGCGTCTATCTGCAACTGGGAACCGCTGACGGCAGAGAAACAACGAACTTTGTTCCGTAA
- a CDS encoding carboxypeptidase-like regulatory domain-containing protein, producing the protein MQKLKLIWSAGLCLGVMILCSACGGSDAPDLGNVTGTITLDGAPLADANVTFMPEKIRASSAKTDSAGKYELVYIRDEKGAALGDHKVVVSKLVNEKETIPPNYSDETELTAVVKSGDNEINFDLSSK; encoded by the coding sequence ATGCAGAAATTAAAATTAATCTGGTCAGCCGGTTTGTGTCTGGGAGTCATGATTCTGTGCTCCGCGTGCGGTGGTAGTGACGCACCGGATTTGGGCAATGTAACGGGAACAATCACACTCGATGGTGCCCCTCTGGCAGATGCCAATGTCACTTTCATGCCGGAAAAAATCCGCGCTTCGTCTGCTAAAACAGACAGTGCCGGTAAGTATGAACTAGTCTATATCCGTGATGAAAAAGGAGCCGCACTGGGAGACCATAAAGTGGTCGTCAGTAAGCTGGTCAATGAGAAAGAGACCATTCCTCCCAATTACAGTGACGAGACCGAACTGACTGCCGTTGTCAAATCCGGAGATAATGAAATTAATTTTGATTTGTCATCCAAATAA
- a CDS encoding DUF1559 domain-containing protein, producing MTNEWRLKKGFTLIELLVVIAIIAILIALLLPAVQSAREAARRSTCKNNLKQIGLGLHNYHETHGAFPPGSIVTLTNGGSGNTVRWRDWMEAGNMSPVSYHGTSWMLQILPFVDQANIYNKWNFNTNVMGNRAIAETDIPIFYCPTRRSKVRKVDQKLQLNETPGSTTITNPFQKGGNDYGGCKGSGNGFGDGFAGTGHESLGVGASSEWMGTLSGGHLGIFYPNSDTQIRDVKDGTSNTLMTGEMQRLRGSNATLSLDGWASGGVANIFDTDTAGSSAENGSGNNKGINGGQYEAPGSDHEGGAHFGMADGSVRFISENIDNTTFNRIGTADGNKVPGEF from the coding sequence ATGACAAACGAGTGGAGATTAAAGAAAGGCTTTACATTGATTGAACTGCTGGTCGTGATCGCCATTATCGCGATCCTGATTGCCCTGTTATTGCCGGCAGTGCAGTCAGCGCGCGAAGCAGCACGGCGCAGTACTTGTAAAAACAACCTGAAACAGATCGGACTGGGGCTGCATAACTATCATGAGACGCATGGTGCGTTCCCTCCAGGTTCAATCGTCACTTTGACCAATGGGGGAAGTGGAAATACAGTTCGCTGGCGTGACTGGATGGAAGCGGGAAACATGTCTCCTGTCAGTTACCATGGCACCAGCTGGATGTTGCAGATCCTGCCCTTTGTGGATCAGGCCAACATTTACAACAAATGGAATTTCAATACCAACGTGATGGGTAACCGGGCCATCGCCGAAACGGATATTCCCATTTTTTACTGCCCCACTCGCCGCAGCAAAGTTCGCAAAGTCGATCAGAAGCTGCAGTTGAATGAGACCCCCGGTTCCACCACGATCACCAATCCGTTCCAGAAAGGTGGCAATGATTACGGCGGATGTAAAGGCTCTGGCAACGGTTTCGGCGATGGTTTTGCCGGAACTGGTCATGAATCGTTGGGGGTCGGTGCCAGTAGCGAATGGATGGGAACGTTATCCGGCGGACATCTGGGGATTTTCTATCCCAACAGTGACACGCAGATTCGTGACGTCAAGGACGGTACCAGCAACACCCTGATGACCGGCGAAATGCAGCGTCTGCGAGGCAGTAATGCCACTTTGAGTCTGGACGGCTGGGCTTCGGGAGGCGTCGCAAACATCTTTGATACCGATACTGCGGGCAGCAGTGCCGAGAATGGAAGCGGTAACAATAAGGGCATCAATGGCGGGCAGTACGAAGCGCCCGGCAGCGACCACGAAGGGGGCGCCCACTTTGGTATGGCCGATGGTTCGGTCCGGTTTATCAGTGAGAACATTGATAACACCACCTTTAACCGCATTGGGACTGCCGACGGGAATAAAGTTCCCGGCGAATTTTAA
- a CDS encoding PQQ-binding-like beta-propeller repeat protein: MRMRIFSFASIVFISTAVASAEDWPQWLGPDRSSTWKAEDIVDSFPKSGLNVEWRVPVGLGYSGPAVVGDKVYVLDYVKDSGKVVNNPGGTSKIDGKERIRCLSAETGDTIWEYAYSCPYEISYAAGPRCTPTVADGKVYALGAEGNLTCLDAQTGKVAWSKDFKSDYKSKTPFWGHAASPLVDGDAVYCLVGGPGSIAVAFDKETGKELWRALDNEETGYCPPTMITHEGTKQLLIWHPKSLNSLNPKTGQVYWSLPLKPQYNMSVTVPRKQGDFLYVSGIGDEAAWIELNGTSQPKISWKGKTREALFCCNSTPFIVGDTIYGSDIQSGDFIAVGLKDGKRLWASKKVTQAGRRDRHATAFIVKHDDHFFLFTEKGDLVLADLSPSGYKEISRFHVLEPTNEAFGRPVVWSHPAFANQSLFARNDKELVRVSLKK, translated from the coding sequence ATGCGCATGCGAATTTTTTCTTTTGCCTCGATCGTCTTTATCAGCACTGCTGTTGCTTCTGCTGAGGACTGGCCACAATGGTTGGGTCCGGACCGTTCCAGTACCTGGAAAGCGGAAGACATTGTCGACTCATTTCCGAAATCCGGACTGAACGTCGAATGGCGGGTTCCCGTGGGTCTGGGATACAGCGGCCCCGCTGTCGTTGGTGACAAAGTCTACGTGCTGGACTACGTCAAAGATTCAGGCAAGGTGGTCAACAACCCGGGCGGTACTTCAAAGATTGATGGCAAAGAACGTATTCGCTGCCTCTCTGCAGAGACTGGCGACACCATCTGGGAATATGCTTACAGCTGTCCCTACGAGATTTCCTATGCTGCCGGCCCGCGATGCACGCCGACTGTGGCTGATGGAAAAGTCTACGCGCTGGGTGCCGAGGGAAATCTGACGTGCCTGGATGCTCAGACCGGGAAGGTTGCCTGGAGTAAGGATTTCAAAAGCGATTACAAGTCCAAGACTCCTTTCTGGGGACATGCTGCCAGCCCGCTCGTCGATGGCGACGCAGTCTACTGCCTGGTAGGTGGTCCCGGTTCGATCGCGGTGGCCTTCGATAAAGAGACCGGTAAAGAACTCTGGCGGGCCCTGGACAACGAAGAGACCGGCTACTGCCCGCCAACCATGATCACGCATGAAGGCACAAAACAGCTGCTGATCTGGCATCCCAAGTCGTTGAACTCCCTCAACCCGAAAACGGGACAGGTTTACTGGTCACTGCCACTGAAGCCGCAGTACAACATGTCGGTGACCGTCCCCCGAAAACAGGGAGATTTTCTCTACGTCTCCGGTATCGGCGATGAAGCCGCCTGGATCGAATTGAATGGGACGTCCCAACCCAAGATCTCCTGGAAAGGGAAAACGCGTGAAGCGCTGTTCTGCTGTAATAGTACTCCGTTTATTGTGGGTGATACAATTTACGGCAGCGACATCCAGTCGGGTGATTTCATCGCGGTCGGCCTGAAAGACGGAAAGCGGCTCTGGGCCTCCAAGAAGGTCACCCAGGCCGGTCGCCGGGATCGTCATGCGACAGCGTTCATCGTGAAACACGATGATCATTTCTTCCTGTTTACCGAGAAGGGGGATCTGGTTCTCGCTGATCTGTCTCCCTCAGGTTACAAAGAGATCAGCCGTTTCCACGTCCTCGAACCGACCAACGAAGCCTTCGGCCGCCCTGTTGTCTGGAGCCACCCCGCCTTTGCCAATCAGTCGCTGTTCGCACGCAACGACAAAGAACTGGTGCGGGTGAGTTTGAAGAAGTAG
- a CDS encoding efflux RND transporter permease subunit codes for MLEGLFYRNRRLLILLIALITVAGLSSFYVLPRMEDPVLTKRSALVQTRFPGADATRVESLVSEKIEEELREFDEIKELRSISRSGMSTITIELRDDVYEVDEVWSRIRDKIDDARVEFPAGAKEPDFEEMDVKAYALIVALVWDNPSPVNYAVLRRSAKQLEDRLRAISGTEDIDTFGDPDEEILVEIQPDRVAALGLSVEEIARQVEASDAKLTAGLLRGQKSDLLIDVDSELDSLARIANTPVQFGAEGHSVQLGDIATIRKGVAQPLSSLVIADGKPAVTLGMFVRDSMRIDHWSQAAKTAVREFEQTLADDVQVQTLFDQNRYVEARLSGLVWNLLFGGLAVVVVIVFMMGWRNALVIGTALPLSAFMVLAGLRLLEIPIHQMSVTGLIIALGLLIDNAIVVVDEVRAKLHARMAPEDAVISTVRHLAVPLLGSTLTTALAFAPIALMPGPAGEFVGSIAISVILAICSSFFLAMTVIPAIAALFADPDEDPETGHWWQVGFSHQGMRNAYQKSLDFLFSKPLLGVALGCVLPISGFIVAGSLPEQFFPPADRDQVNIELELNAHASLAETKVTIETIRQVVLAHPQVKGIEWFLGESAPQFYYNIIAKRENASNFAQALVQLKTAHGGRQLIHELQRELDQKVPHSRVLVRQLEQGPPFDAPIEVRLFGPDLHQLSQSGDELRTILSGTSDVLHHKAELADPLPKLTLKIDEEQARLAGLDHAEISNQLNAALEGALGGSILEETEELPVRIRVPQDRRGSLSQIASLQLISNKKTEDGQAQYVPLTAIADVKMSSEVAAISHFNGERMNEVQAYIKAGVLPAKVLADFQTKLKQSGFTLPPGYRLEWGGEASKRDDAVGNLMANVGVLMVLMVATLVLSFSSFRVAGLVGIVGILSIGLGLGMLWLFGFPFGFMAIVGSMGLAGVAINDAIVVLAELRANPRASQGDRIVVRDVVLRSTRHVVATSLTTVAGFIPLVLAGGGFWPPLAITIAGGVGGATLLALYFIPSAYLIVMCRNCPLRKGAEEQVPEGEESTLFSKLKDSLPALR; via the coding sequence ATGCTGGAAGGCTTATTCTATCGAAACCGACGTTTACTGATTCTCCTGATCGCTTTGATCACGGTTGCCGGCCTGTCGAGCTTTTACGTGCTGCCCCGGATGGAAGATCCCGTGCTCACCAAACGCTCTGCGCTGGTACAGACCCGCTTTCCAGGTGCCGATGCCACCCGCGTTGAGTCGCTCGTGTCTGAAAAGATCGAGGAAGAACTGCGCGAGTTCGACGAGATCAAGGAGCTCCGATCCATTTCCCGTTCAGGCATGTCGACAATTACGATCGAGTTGCGGGACGATGTCTACGAAGTCGATGAAGTCTGGTCGCGGATTCGCGATAAAATCGATGATGCCCGCGTCGAATTTCCGGCAGGGGCGAAGGAACCCGATTTCGAAGAGATGGACGTCAAAGCCTATGCGTTGATCGTGGCCCTGGTCTGGGACAATCCGAGTCCCGTCAACTACGCCGTGCTCCGGCGTTCAGCCAAACAGCTGGAAGATCGTCTGCGGGCCATTTCCGGGACTGAAGACATCGACACCTTCGGCGATCCCGATGAAGAAATCCTGGTCGAGATCCAGCCGGACCGGGTTGCGGCACTCGGATTGAGCGTCGAGGAAATCGCCCGGCAGGTGGAAGCTTCTGATGCCAAGCTCACTGCAGGACTGCTCCGCGGGCAGAAGAGCGATCTGTTGATCGACGTCGATTCCGAACTCGATTCCCTCGCGCGGATTGCCAACACGCCCGTGCAGTTTGGCGCGGAAGGGCATTCGGTACAACTGGGGGATATCGCTACGATTCGCAAGGGAGTCGCGCAGCCTCTGAGTAGCCTGGTAATCGCCGATGGCAAACCGGCAGTGACCCTGGGAATGTTCGTGCGGGACAGCATGCGAATTGACCACTGGAGCCAGGCTGCGAAAACAGCAGTCCGGGAGTTTGAACAGACACTGGCCGATGACGTGCAGGTACAGACCCTGTTCGATCAGAACCGGTACGTCGAGGCCCGCTTGAGCGGACTGGTCTGGAACCTCCTGTTCGGGGGTCTGGCGGTGGTCGTCGTGATTGTCTTCATGATGGGCTGGCGAAATGCGCTGGTGATCGGCACCGCCTTGCCTCTCTCTGCCTTTATGGTCCTCGCGGGACTCCGCCTGCTGGAGATTCCCATTCATCAGATGTCTGTCACCGGCCTGATCATCGCGCTGGGCCTGTTGATCGACAATGCGATTGTGGTGGTGGACGAAGTGCGTGCCAAGCTGCATGCCCGGATGGCCCCTGAAGATGCCGTGATCTCGACGGTCCGTCATCTGGCGGTTCCGTTGCTGGGCTCCACCCTCACTACGGCTCTGGCATTTGCCCCGATCGCCCTGATGCCCGGACCGGCGGGTGAGTTTGTCGGTTCGATCGCGATCAGCGTGATTCTCGCCATCTGCAGTTCGTTTTTCCTCGCGATGACGGTCATCCCTGCCATCGCAGCGCTGTTCGCTGATCCCGACGAAGACCCGGAGACAGGTCACTGGTGGCAGGTGGGCTTCAGCCATCAGGGAATGCGAAACGCTTATCAGAAGTCACTTGATTTTCTGTTTTCCAAACCGCTGCTCGGCGTGGCGTTGGGCTGTGTGCTGCCGATCAGTGGTTTCATCGTGGCCGGCTCACTGCCCGAGCAGTTCTTTCCCCCTGCCGACCGCGATCAGGTGAATATCGAACTGGAGCTCAACGCGCATGCCTCGCTGGCCGAGACCAAAGTGACCATTGAGACGATCCGACAGGTGGTGCTTGCACATCCTCAGGTCAAGGGGATTGAATGGTTCCTGGGAGAGAGTGCGCCCCAGTTCTATTACAATATTATCGCCAAGCGGGAAAATGCATCCAATTTCGCTCAGGCACTGGTACAGTTGAAAACGGCTCACGGAGGCCGGCAGCTGATTCACGAACTGCAGCGGGAACTGGATCAAAAGGTGCCACACTCACGCGTCCTCGTGCGCCAGTTGGAGCAGGGGCCTCCCTTCGATGCACCGATTGAGGTCCGCCTGTTTGGTCCCGATCTGCACCAGCTCAGTCAGAGCGGCGATGAGCTCCGCACGATTCTCAGCGGGACGTCTGACGTTTTACATCACAAAGCCGAACTGGCGGATCCACTTCCGAAACTGACGCTCAAAATCGACGAAGAGCAGGCCCGGCTGGCGGGGCTCGATCACGCAGAGATTTCCAACCAGCTCAATGCAGCACTGGAAGGGGCATTGGGAGGTAGTATTCTGGAAGAGACCGAAGAGCTGCCGGTCCGCATCCGCGTACCGCAGGACCGCCGGGGATCGCTCAGTCAAATCGCTTCCCTGCAGTTGATTTCAAACAAGAAGACTGAAGACGGTCAGGCACAGTATGTTCCCCTGACCGCAATTGCAGATGTCAAAATGTCATCTGAAGTCGCTGCGATTTCTCACTTCAACGGCGAACGGATGAACGAGGTGCAGGCCTATATCAAAGCGGGCGTCCTGCCGGCAAAGGTCCTGGCTGATTTCCAGACGAAGTTGAAGCAGTCCGGTTTCACTTTGCCCCCCGGTTATCGCCTGGAATGGGGCGGTGAAGCCTCCAAGCGGGATGACGCCGTCGGCAACCTGATGGCCAATGTGGGAGTGCTGATGGTGTTAATGGTTGCCACGCTGGTGCTCTCATTCTCCTCCTTCCGGGTGGCAGGGCTGGTGGGCATTGTCGGCATCCTCTCGATCGGTCTCGGTCTGGGGATGCTCTGGCTCTTCGGTTTTCCGTTCGGATTCATGGCGATTGTCGGATCGATGGGACTCGCCGGGGTCGCCATCAATGATGCGATCGTCGTTCTGGCCGAGCTCCGCGCCAACCCCCGTGCCAGCCAGGGGGACCGCATCGTTGTCCGCGATGTGGTCCTGCGTTCGACACGGCACGTCGTCGCAACCTCCTTGACCACCGTGGCCGGTTTCATTCCCCTGGTTCTTGCGGGAGGCGGTTTCTGGCCTCCTCTGGCGATCACCATTGCCGGCGGTGTGGGCGGTGCCACATTACTGGCACTCTACTTCATCCCTTCGGCTTATCTCATCGTGATGTGCCGGAACTGCCCACTGAGGAAAGGTGCTGAAGAACAGGTCCCTGAAGGAGAGGAATCCACGTTGTTTTCAAAGCTCAAAGACAGTCTGCCCGCTTTGAGATAA